In Campylobacter mucosalis, a single window of DNA contains:
- the panC gene encoding pantoate--beta-alanine ligase, with protein MVVLKSVDELLNFRASLNGSVGFVPTMGALHDGHMSLIKRAVSENENVIVSVFVNPTQFLPGEDLAKYPRREEADIKICELCGAAAIFMPEANELYFDDEPLVVAPARLASILEGKTRPGHFDGVLRVLTKLFNLVKPNNVYMGKKDAQQLIIVQNMVKTMFIPLNIVPCEIIRESDGLALSSRNAYLSEEEKCNALRISRSLFNASNLIKSGELDTKKIKEKMLGTLEPLQVNYVAVVDRNFKELSAVELGNTIILVAAYVGKTRLIDNLWV; from the coding sequence ATGGTAGTTTTAAAAAGTGTAGATGAGCTTTTAAATTTTAGAGCTAGTTTAAACGGCAGTGTCGGCTTCGTGCCTACAATGGGGGCTTTGCACGACGGGCATATGAGTCTTATAAAACGTGCAGTTAGCGAAAATGAAAATGTCATCGTTTCGGTTTTTGTAAATCCAACGCAGTTTTTACCGGGCGAGGATTTGGCAAAATATCCAAGACGCGAGGAGGCGGACATTAAAATTTGCGAACTTTGCGGTGCGGCGGCGATTTTTATGCCAGAGGCAAATGAGCTTTATTTTGATGATGAGCCATTAGTCGTGGCACCAGCTAGACTTGCTAGTATTTTAGAGGGCAAGACTCGTCCGGGGCATTTTGACGGCGTTTTAAGGGTTTTAACAAAACTATTTAACCTAGTAAAACCAAACAACGTTTATATGGGCAAAAAGGACGCCCAACAACTAATAATCGTGCAAAATATGGTAAAAACTATGTTCATACCTTTAAATATCGTGCCTTGTGAGATTATTAGAGAGAGCGACGGACTAGCACTTTCAAGCAGAAACGCCTATCTAAGCGAAGAAGAAAAGTGTAACGCCCTAAGAATTTCACGCTCACTTTTTAATGCAAGTAATTTAATAAAATCTGGCGAACTTGACACTAAAAAGATTAAGGAAAAAATGCTTGGCACGTTAGAACCATTGCAGGTTAATTATGTCGCTGTGGTTGATAGAAATTTTAAAGAGTTAAGTGCCGTAGAGCTTGGCAATACGATAATTCTAGTCGCTGCTTACGTTGGCAAGACGCGTTTGATTGATAATCTTTGGGTTTAA
- the prfB gene encoding peptide chain release factor 2, giving the protein MDNYEYTELLKSLNTKVKNIAGVIKPDEISKRLDEISELENDVSFWQDIARAGAIGKEKAKLNAMLEKFNSAKNALNDAKELYELANSENDLDTIEILFNEADELEDKIVNLEISMLLSGEDDGKNAIVSIHPGAGGTESNDWASMVYRMYLRFCEREGFKVETLDFQEGDEAGLKDVSFIVKGENAYGYLKAENGIHRLVRTSPFDSAGRRHTSFCSVMVSPELDDDIEIEIDEKDLKIDTYRAGGAGGQHVNKTESAIRITHAPTGIVVQCQNDRSQHKNKATAMKMLKSRLYELELMKQQEASANIEKSEIGWGHQIRSYVLFPYQQVKDNRSGEAYSQTDAILDGDIKKMIEAVLVSQKSDE; this is encoded by the coding sequence GTGGATAACTACGAATACACCGAACTTTTAAAGAGCCTAAATACAAAGGTAAAAAATATAGCCGGAGTTATAAAACCTGATGAAATTTCAAAAAGACTTGATGAAATTTCAGAGCTTGAAAATGATGTGAGCTTTTGGCAAGATATCGCAAGAGCTGGGGCGATTGGCAAAGAAAAGGCAAAATTAAACGCAATGCTTGAAAAATTTAACTCTGCAAAAAATGCACTAAATGATGCAAAAGAGCTTTACGAACTTGCAAATTCCGAAAATGACCTTGATACGATTGAGATTTTATTTAACGAAGCAGATGAGCTTGAAGATAAAATTGTAAATTTAGAAATTTCAATGCTACTTAGTGGCGAAGATGACGGAAAAAACGCTATTGTAAGCATTCATCCGGGTGCTGGTGGCACAGAGAGTAACGACTGGGCGAGTATGGTTTATCGTATGTATTTGCGTTTTTGCGAAAGGGAGGGGTTTAAGGTCGAAACGCTTGACTTTCAAGAAGGCGATGAGGCTGGACTTAAAGATGTAAGCTTTATCGTAAAGGGCGAAAATGCCTATGGGTATTTAAAGGCTGAAAATGGCATACATCGTTTGGTAAGAACAAGTCCGTTTGATAGTGCAGGACGGCGTCACACGAGCTTTTGTAGCGTTATGGTAAGCCCTGAACTTGATGATGACATTGAGATTGAGATTGACGAGAAGGATTTAAAGATTGACACATATCGTGCTGGTGGTGCTGGTGGCCAACACGTAAATAAAACCGAGAGTGCAATCAGAATAACACACGCCCCAACAGGCATAGTCGTGCAGTGTCAAAACGACAGAAGTCAGCACAAAAACAAAGCCACAGCGATGAAAATGCTAAAATCACGCCTTTACGAGCTTGAACTTATGAAGCAACAAGAAGCGAGTGCAAACATAGAAAAGAGTGAGATCGGCTGGGGTCATCAGATACGCTCATATGTGCTTTTTCCATATCAGCAGGTTAAAGACAACCGAAGTGGCGAGGCTTACAGCCAAACGGACGCCATACTTGATGGGGATATAAAAAAGATGATTGAAGCGGTTTTAGTAAGTCAAAAATCCGATGAGTAA
- the ybaK gene encoding Cys-tRNA(Pro) deacylase, with product MSKIHKTNAARVLDGLKISYELLEYDVDESDLSAVHLAKITGVDIAKIYKTIVCEVGTREYIVACIQGDLELDLKALANVSGHKRCELLALKELEKVTGYIRGGCSPLAMKKQFATFIDERALSQDKILISAGVRGKQICINPNDLASATSAKFKSIARVIKAP from the coding sequence ATGAGTAAAATTCATAAAACAAATGCCGCAAGAGTGCTTGATGGCCTAAAAATAAGCTACGAACTACTTGAGTATGATGTCGATGAGAGCGATTTAAGTGCTGTGCATTTAGCTAAAATCACTGGCGTTGATATAGCTAAAATTTACAAAACTATCGTGTGTGAGGTGGGCACGAGAGAGTATATCGTGGCGTGCATTCAGGGTGATTTGGAGCTTGATTTAAAGGCGTTAGCAAACGTAAGCGGACATAAAAGGTGCGAACTTTTAGCACTTAAAGAGCTTGAAAAAGTCACTGGATACATACGTGGCGGCTGCTCTCCACTTGCGATGAAAAAGCAGTTTGCCACGTTTATAGATGAACGTGCCTTAAGTCAGGATAAAATTTTAATTTCAGCAGGAGTTAGGGGTAAACAAATTTGCATAAACCCAAACGACCTTGCAAGTGCAACAAGTGCAAAATTTAAGAGCATTGCAAGAGTGATTAAAGCGCCCTGA
- a CDS encoding autotransporter domain-containing protein, with translation MKFSKIACVALLSASISTVALAVPSADVANLAREKESESVRTAAYNKILKAVNDLGSIYGELSKWSGEQGSSSTDINTKIYNALKVIKDEKSKITESGEIILNGKDASTLTIDNQGVIKLKIAGGDNTVVENGGQAITITLDDFAKTGNNHDKIAQIFADNNKDVWESFVTEFTKEHNKRKTERENTIDGAIENIISKPEQIDEKDDQYKAFVENKDYILDRIQNVMKEEQADVTKKQEALNKAIKEVKKDKLTLNGTDKKSIDKQETDIKALANKLTTAKGNNANNKDAVKEKADALIAAIDAGVKLQTKTAGGKELTKKDIDAIVNGTAKKEDFGDGQTALDNEQNKATVLNALIGDPSNGNETGAQKAVVDATTEIGKVKTASDKVAEAQKDLAKTNEIMASANKAIAKATSDEGIANAKSKALDDVIKQVAKKQKTADDLKTAQQELKNAANARATGVTKVANLEEKQGEVLGSFTDTVLANDTVKSIVTSYNAKELADTAKALNTSIEQSQRSQNKGTSTDIIMFNTGLATNTRLAKLSNPFNADLALAQAINELEGETFADAGDSLSSVIKEYTNRFNHDNNLWGNIFGGKGKIKDSANPSIWGVTLGYDKAFDNTIVGGFINYAKVQSKDSQVRSESDNYSFGVYSRSYFDQSEIDAKIGYGFGRNELSRHAMDSKIGTSTGKYDSKFFDVDVEYGYVFGLGNAMFIKPIAGLSYTHIKHDGFTEDGNVPAIFGNTTLKTLKAKLGSEFRVYTDNAGYFYITPGVERELSKSANDLSVKFVGSSKDVVFDADKKKNTYITLKTGAEFKITNNLSTNINFGAKAKAKEQYYNGTLGVSYKF, from the coding sequence ATGAAATTTTCAAAGATTGCATGTGTTGCACTTTTAAGTGCTAGTATATCTACGGTTGCGTTGGCTGTACCAAGTGCTGATGTAGCTAATTTGGCTCGTGAAAAAGAAAGTGAATCGGTTAGAACAGCTGCTTATAACAAAATTCTTAAAGCAGTAAATGATTTAGGTAGCATTTACGGTGAACTAAGCAAATGGAGTGGAGAGCAAGGTTCTTCTAGCACTGATATAAATACAAAAATTTATAATGCCCTTAAAGTGATAAAAGATGAAAAAAGCAAAATTACAGAAAGTGGAGAGATTATACTAAACGGTAAAGATGCTTCAACTTTAACAATAGATAACCAAGGAGTTATAAAATTAAAAATAGCAGGCGGTGATAACACAGTGGTTGAGAATGGTGGTCAAGCAATAACCATAACTCTTGATGATTTTGCAAAGACTGGTAACAATCATGATAAGATAGCACAGATATTTGCAGACAATAACAAAGATGTTTGGGAATCGTTTGTGACAGAATTTACAAAAGAACACAATAAAAGAAAAACTGAAAGAGAGAATACGATAGACGGCGCTATAGAAAACATCATAAGCAAGCCTGAACAAATAGATGAAAAAGACGATCAATACAAAGCATTTGTCGAAAACAAAGATTACATACTAGATAGAATCCAAAATGTTATGAAAGAAGAACAAGCTGATGTCACAAAAAAACAAGAAGCGCTAAATAAAGCAATAAAAGAAGTAAAAAAAGACAAGCTAACACTTAATGGCACAGACAAAAAATCAATCGACAAGCAAGAGACTGATATAAAAGCACTTGCAAATAAATTAACCACAGCAAAAGGCAACAATGCCAATAATAAAGATGCTGTTAAAGAAAAAGCCGACGCATTAATAGCAGCCATAGATGCTGGTGTAAAGCTACAAACTAAAACCGCAGGTGGCAAAGAGTTAACCAAAAAAGATATTGACGCTATTGTTAATGGTACTGCAAAGAAAGAGGATTTTGGCGATGGTCAAACCGCTTTAGATAATGAGCAAAACAAAGCTACTGTTCTAAATGCACTTATAGGAGACCCTAGTAATGGTAACGAAACTGGCGCCCAAAAAGCAGTGGTAGATGCAACAACTGAGATAGGCAAAGTAAAAACAGCATCAGACAAAGTAGCAGAAGCACAGAAAGATCTTGCTAAAACAAATGAAATAATGGCTAGTGCAAACAAAGCCATTGCAAAAGCAACCAGCGACGAAGGCATCGCAAATGCTAAGTCAAAGGCTCTAGACGATGTCATAAAACAAGTTGCAAAAAAACAAAAAACAGCAGATGATTTAAAAACAGCCCAACAAGAACTAAAAAACGCAGCTAATGCTCGTGCAACAGGTGTAACAAAGGTTGCAAACCTAGAAGAGAAACAAGGTGAAGTATTAGGATCATTTACTGATACTGTCTTAGCAAATGATACTGTAAAATCTATAGTAACCTCATATAATGCAAAAGAACTTGCTGATACTGCAAAAGCACTAAACACATCAATAGAGCAAAGCCAACGATCACAGAACAAAGGTACATCTACTGATATCATAATGTTTAATACAGGACTTGCTACAAACACTCGCTTAGCAAAACTATCAAACCCATTTAATGCAGACCTAGCACTAGCACAAGCTATTAATGAGCTAGAAGGAGAAACATTTGCTGATGCTGGTGATAGTCTATCAAGTGTAATAAAAGAGTATACAAATAGATTTAACCATGATAATAACCTATGGGGTAATATCTTTGGTGGTAAAGGTAAAATAAAAGACTCTGCTAATCCAAGCATTTGGGGTGTAACACTAGGTTATGATAAAGCATTTGATAACACTATAGTTGGTGGATTTATCAACTATGCAAAAGTACAATCAAAAGATTCACAAGTAAGAAGTGAATCTGATAACTATAGCTTTGGTGTATATTCAAGAAGCTACTTTGATCAAAGCGAGATAGATGCTAAGATTGGATATGGATTTGGAAGAAATGAACTAAGCAGACATGCAATGGATTCTAAGATAGGTACTTCAACAGGAAAGTATGATAGTAAATTCTTTGATGTAGATGTTGAGTATGGTTATGTATTTGGTTTAGGTAATGCTATGTTTATTAAACCTATAGCAGGTCTATCATATACTCATATTAAACATGATGGCTTTACAGAAGATGGTAATGTTCCTGCTATATTTGGTAATACAACTCTAAAGACACTAAAAGCAAAACTTGGTAGTGAGTTTAGAGTATATACTGATAATGCAGGCTACTTTTATATAACTCCTGGTGTAGAAAGAGAACTTAGTAAGAGTGCAAATGACCTTAGTGTAAAATTTGTAGGTTCTAGTAAAGATGTAGTGTTTGATGCTGATAAGAAAAAGAATACATACATTACTCTTAAGACTGGTGCTGAGTTTAAGATTACAAACAATCTAAGCACAAACATTAACTTTGGTGCAAAAGCTAAAGCAAAAGAACAATACTATAATGGAACACTTGGAGTTTCTTATAAATTCTAA
- a CDS encoding autotransporter outer membrane beta-barrel domain-containing protein produces the protein MKFSKIACVALLSASISTVALANSIELVNLGTAQTTQKTKEAAYQAVISAVKELKTIGYANLKNWNGKNTDQGENGLSAELNTKIYNALEKIKKVKTDIAPDSSNLEIKSGESKLVITDRGEIKLLIKGDGLEAVHSGDSNTGLTLVLDDFANAHKNEIVKIFNDKNEELWNKLIAEFTNKHNELKNERAGKINEAAVELAKATGDVADPIEKYTAFIENKSTIENAIKADIAAKEKAVKDAQGKVDEVVKKVDTSKVVLKSKDNAGISEQENKIKGLKTQLNQAKLKDSNHENNKEKATVLKAAIGEGVQLKRKNAEATLLTKDDIDAILAGGAGKVTHGDFDHADAASLTGDTEIGKVLNALIEEATKGSGYIEAAETEIGKVTTEIGKVKTANENLATSNKLMTDTDKTIATITSSEEIAEAKFMALDVAIKQKKQPEEIKTAQQELKNAANARATGVTKVANLEEKQGEVLGSFTDTVLANDTVKSIVTTYNAKELADTAKALNTSIEQSQRSQNKGTSTDIIMFNTGLATNTRLAKLSNPFNADLALAQAINELEGETFADAGDSLSSVIKEYTNRFNHDNNLWGNIFGGKGKIKDSANPSIWGVTLGYDKAFDNTIVGGFINYAKVQSKDSQVRSESDNYSFGVYSRSYFDQSEIDAKIGYGFGRNELSRHAMDSKIGTSTGKYDSKFFDVDVEYGYVFGLGNAMFIKPIAGLSYTHIKHDGFTEDGNVPAIFGNTTLKTLKAKLGSEFRVYTDNAGYFYITPGVERELSKSANDLSVKFVGSSKDVVFDADKKKNTYITLKTGAEFKITNNLSTNINFGAKAKAKEQYYNGTLGVSYKF, from the coding sequence ATGAAATTTTCAAAGATTGCATGTGTTGCACTTTTAAGTGCTAGTATATCTACGGTTGCGTTGGCTAATAGCATTGAGCTGGTAAACCTAGGAACAGCACAAACAACACAAAAGACAAAAGAAGCTGCTTATCAAGCAGTTATTAGTGCCGTAAAAGAGTTAAAAACCATAGGCTATGCAAATTTAAAAAACTGGAATGGTAAGAATACAGACCAAGGTGAGAATGGTCTCTCAGCAGAGCTGAACACAAAAATTTATAATGCCCTTGAAAAAATAAAAAAAGTAAAAACCGATATAGCACCAGACAGCTCCAACCTCGAAATAAAATCAGGAGAATCAAAGCTAGTAATAACTGACAGAGGGGAAATAAAACTACTCATAAAGGGTGATGGGCTTGAGGCTGTTCACAGTGGAGATAGTAATACTGGATTAACCCTTGTTCTTGATGATTTTGCAAACGCTCATAAAAATGAAATAGTAAAAATATTTAATGATAAAAACGAGGAACTTTGGAATAAACTTATAGCAGAATTTACAAACAAACACAATGAATTAAAAAATGAAAGAGCTGGAAAAATAAACGAAGCAGCAGTGGAACTTGCAAAAGCTACTGGCGATGTAGCTGACCCAATTGAGAAGTATACGGCATTTATTGAAAACAAAAGCACCATAGAGAATGCCATCAAAGCAGACATAGCCGCAAAAGAAAAGGCTGTTAAAGATGCTCAAGGTAAAGTAGATGAAGTGGTAAAAAAAGTAGATACTAGCAAGGTAGTCCTAAAAAGTAAAGATAATGCTGGAATAAGTGAACAAGAAAACAAAATTAAAGGACTTAAAACACAGCTAAATCAGGCAAAACTTAAAGATTCAAATCATGAAAACAACAAAGAAAAAGCAACAGTGCTAAAAGCAGCCATAGGCGAAGGTGTGCAGCTTAAAAGAAAAAATGCAGAAGCTACGCTTCTAACTAAAGATGACATTGATGCTATCCTTGCTGGTGGTGCTGGTAAAGTAACTCATGGCGATTTTGATCATGCTGATGCAGCTAGTTTAACAGGAGATACTGAAATAGGAAAAGTACTTAATGCACTTATAGAGGAGGCTACTAAAGGTAGTGGCTATATAGAAGCAGCAGAAACAGAGATAGGTAAAGTAACAACCGAAATAGGTAAAGTTAAAACAGCAAATGAAAACCTTGCAACTTCTAACAAACTTATGACCGACACAGATAAAACTATTGCGACAATTACTAGTAGCGAAGAAATAGCAGAAGCCAAATTCATGGCACTGGATGTAGCAATAAAGCAGAAGAAACAACCTGAAGAAATAAAAACAGCCCAACAAGAACTAAAAAACGCAGCTAATGCTCGTGCAACAGGTGTAACAAAGGTTGCAAACCTAGAAGAGAAACAAGGTGAAGTATTAGGATCATTTACTGATACTGTCTTAGCAAATGATACTGTAAAATCTATAGTAACCACATATAATGCAAAAGAACTTGCTGATACTGCAAAAGCACTAAACACATCAATAGAGCAAAGCCAACGATCACAGAACAAAGGTACATCTACTGATATCATAATGTTTAATACAGGACTTGCTACAAACACTCGCTTAGCAAAACTATCAAACCCATTTAATGCAGACCTAGCACTAGCACAAGCTATTAATGAGCTAGAAGGAGAAACATTTGCTGATGCTGGTGATAGTCTATCAAGTGTAATAAAAGAGTATACAAATAGATTTAACCATGATAATAACCTATGGGGTAATATCTTTGGTGGTAAAGGTAAAATAAAAGACTCTGCTAATCCAAGCATTTGGGGTGTAACACTAGGTTATGATAAAGCATTTGATAACACTATAGTTGGTGGATTTATCAACTATGCAAAAGTACAATCAAAAGATTCACAAGTAAGAAGTGAATCTGATAACTATAGCTTTGGTGTATATTCAAGAAGCTACTTTGATCAAAGCGAGATAGATGCTAAGATTGGATATGGCTTTGGAAGAAATGAACTAAGCAGACATGCAATGGATTCTAAGATAGGTACTTCAACAGGAAAGTATGATAGTAAATTCTTTGATGTAGATGTTGAGTATGGTTATGTATTTGGTCTAGGTAATGCTATGTTTATTAAACCTATAGCAGGTCTATCATATACTCATATTAAACATGATGGCTTTACAGAAGATGGTAATGTTCCTGCTATATTTGGTAATACAACTCTAAAGACACTAAAAGCAAAACTTGGTAGTGAGTTTAGAGTATATACTGATAATGCAGGCTACTTTTATATAACTCCTGGTGTAGAAAGAGAACTTAGTAAGAGTGCAAATGACCTTAGTGTAAAATTTGTAGGTTCTAGTAAAGATGTAGTGTTTGATGCTGATAAGAAAAAGAATACATACATTACTCTTAAGACTGGTGCTGAGTTTAAGATTACAAACAATCTAAGCACAAACATTAACTTTGGTGCAAAAGCTAAAGCAAAAGAACAATACTACAATGGAACACTTGGAGTTTCTTATAAATTCTAA
- a CDS encoding autotransporter outer membrane beta-barrel domain-containing protein, whose protein sequence is MKFSKIACVALLSASISTVALAQNNELDNLNKAQEAQKTKEAAYQAVISAVKELKAVGYDKLKDWNGDKTGEGTNQLSAELNTKIYNALEKIKKVKTDIAPDSSNLEIKSGESKLVIENNGDIKLLIKGDGLEAVHGTVGADTELKIVLDNFKAEGGNDNKKSDIAKIFSEKNSALWDKLIAEFTNKHNELKNERTKKINEEAVVLATSTSGIVDPNDQYSAFIDKKGVVENAINVDIKSKQDAVKTAQTGLSTTIKGVDNKLVTLSSTTDNKKIKAQELAIQEILNQLNTAKQKPNTQENNVEKAAALKAAIDAGVKLKRKNAEDTLLTKGDIDAILAGTASKDDFDNDNAPDLSGDENKGKVLSALIGEVAQGGAAKMTKDAQTAIEKVTDEIQKVEQAQATLDISNKLMGDFRDVIAQATSGTIIAATKSTDLKLAIESKNADQIKTAQQELKNAANARATGVTKVANLEEKQGEVLESFTDTVLANDTVKSIVTSYNAKELADTAKALNTSIEQSQRSQNKGTSTDIIMFNTGLATNTRLAKLSNPFNADLALAQAINELEGETFADAGDSLSSVIKEYTNRFNHDNNLWGNIFGGKGKIKDSANPSIWGVTLGYDKAFDNTIVGGFINYAKVQSKDSQVRSESDNYSFGVYSRSYFDQSEIDAKIGYGFGRNELSRHAMDSKIGTSTGKYDSKFFDVDVEYGYVFGLGNAMFIKPIAGLSYTHIKHDGFTEDGNVPAIFGNTTLKTLKAKLGSEFRVYTDNAGYFYITPGVERELSKSANDLSVKFVGSSKDVVFDADKKKNTYITLKTGAEFKITNNLSTNINFGAKAKAKEQYYNGTLGVSYKF, encoded by the coding sequence ATGAAATTTTCAAAGATTGCATGTGTTGCACTTTTAAGTGCTAGTATATCTACGGTTGCATTGGCTCAAAATAATGAGCTAGATAATCTAAACAAAGCTCAAGAAGCGCAAAAGACAAAAGAAGCTGCTTATCAAGCAGTTATTAGTGCCGTAAAAGAGTTAAAAGCCGTAGGCTATGATAAATTAAAAGATTGGAATGGCGATAAAACAGGCGAGGGCACAAACCAACTCTCAGCAGAATTAAACACAAAAATCTACAATGCGCTCGAAAAAATAAAAAAAGTAAAAACCGATATAGCACCAGACAGCTCCAACCTTGAAATAAAATCAGGAGAATCAAAGCTAGTAATAGAGAACAACGGAGATATAAAACTACTCATAAAGGGTGACGGACTTGAAGCTGTTCACGGCACAGTAGGTGCTGATACTGAATTAAAAATAGTTCTTGATAATTTTAAAGCCGAAGGCGGTAATGATAATAAAAAAAGCGATATAGCAAAAATATTTAGTGAGAAAAATAGTGCTCTTTGGGACAAGCTTATAGCAGAATTTACAAACAAACACAATGAATTAAAAAATGAAAGGACTAAAAAAATAAATGAAGAAGCTGTAGTTCTTGCAACATCTACTAGCGGCATAGTTGATCCTAATGATCAATACTCAGCATTTATTGACAAAAAAGGTGTTGTAGAGAATGCTATCAACGTAGATATAAAATCGAAACAAGACGCAGTTAAAACTGCTCAGACTGGACTATCTACTACCATAAAAGGTGTAGATAATAAACTAGTAACCCTTTCAAGTACAACGGACAATAAGAAAATCAAAGCACAAGAACTTGCTATACAAGAAATATTAAATCAACTAAACACAGCAAAACAAAAACCTAATACACAAGAAAATAACGTAGAAAAGGCAGCTGCACTAAAAGCAGCCATAGATGCAGGCGTAAAACTTAAAAGAAAAAATGCAGAGGATACACTTCTAACCAAAGGTGACATTGACGCTATCCTTGCTGGCACAGCAAGTAAAGATGACTTTGACAATGACAATGCACCTGATTTGTCAGGAGATGAAAATAAAGGAAAAGTACTAAGCGCTCTCATCGGAGAAGTTGCACAAGGTGGTGCAGCAAAAATGACAAAAGATGCACAAACCGCAATAGAAAAAGTTACAGATGAGATACAAAAAGTAGAACAAGCACAAGCAACTCTCGATATCTCAAATAAACTTATGGGTGACTTTAGAGACGTAATCGCACAAGCTACTAGCGGCACAATTATCGCAGCCACCAAATCTACTGATCTAAAATTAGCCATAGAAAGCAAAAATGCCGACCAAATAAAAACAGCCCAACAAGAACTAAAAAACGCAGCTAATGCTCGTGCAACAGGTGTAACAAAGGTTGCAAACCTAGAAGAGAAACAAGGTGAAGTATTAGAATCATTTACTGATACTGTCTTAGCAAATGATACTGTAAAATCTATAGTAACCTCATATAATGCAAAAGAACTTGCTGATACTGCAAAAGCACTAAACACATCAATAGAGCAAAGCCAACGATCACAGAACAAAGGTACATCTACTGATATCATAATGTTTAATACAGGACTTGCTACAAACACTCGCTTAGCAAAACTATCAAACCCATTTAATGCAGACCTAGCACTAGCACAAGCTATTAATGAGCTAGAAGGAGAAACATTTGCTGATGCTGGTGATAGTCTATCAAGTGTAATAAAAGAGTATACAAATAGATTTAACCATGATAATAACCTATGGGGTAATATCTTTGGTGGTAAAGGTAAAATAAAAGACTCTGCTAATCCAAGCATTTGGGGTGTAACACTAGGTTATGATAAAGCATTTGATAACACTATAGTTGGTGGATTTATCAACTATGCAAAAGTACAATCAAAAGATTCACAAGTAAGAAGTGAATCTGATAACTATAGCTTTGGTGTATATTCAAGAAGCTACTTTGATCAAAGCGAGATAGATGCTAAGATTGGATATGGCTTTGGAAGAAATGAACTAAGCAGACATGCAATGGATTCTAAGATAGGTACTTCAACAGGAAAGTATGATAGTAAATTCTTTGATGTAGATGTTGAGTATGGTTATGTATTTGGTCTAGGTAATGCTATGTTTATTAAACCTATAGCAGGTCTATCATATACTCATATTAAACATGATGGCTTTACAGAAGATGGTAATGTTCCTGCTATATTTGGTAATACAACTCTAAAGACACTAAAAGCAAAACTTGGTAGTGAGTTTAGAGTATATACTGATAATGCAGGCTACTTTTATATAACTCCTGGTGTAGAAAGAGAACTTAGTAAGAGTGCAAATGACCTTAGTGTAAAATTTGTAGGTTCTAGTAAAGATGTAGTGTTTGATGCTGATAAGAAAAAGAATACATACATTACTCTTAAGACTGGTGCTGAGTTTAAGATTACAAACAATCTAAGCACAAACATTAACTTTGGTGCAAAAGCTAAAGCAAAAGAACAATACTATAATGGAACACTTGGAGTTTCTTATAAATTCTAA